In one Streptomyces marincola genomic region, the following are encoded:
- a CDS encoding alpha-1,4-glucan--maltose-1-phosphate maltosyltransferase yields the protein MGKRLTIEALSPVNGGGEYPAKGVVGEHLPLSAVIWREGHEALAAHVTFTGPLGPGTERREVTVPLALTDPGEDRWEATVVPDRPGLWTFRVTAWSAPWETWRHGLRAKLDDGRPADRLANELESGARLLERMAEGAGSPERAGILLRAARALRETALPLADRVAPALSPEVTELSRLHPVRDLETRGDAYPIWVDRPRALTGAWYEFFPRSTGGRDAAGRPVHGTFATAAADLPRIAGMGFDVVYLPPVHPIGEIHRKGANNALTAGPDDVGSPWAVGSADGGHDAVHPALGTLEDFDAFVDTARGLGLEVALDLALQCAPDHPWVHEHPEWFTHRPDGSIAYAENPPKRYQDIYPLDFDTDPAGLGAEVLRIVRFWADHGVRVFRVDNPHTKPAAFWHWLLWRVKSTHPDVLFLAEAFTRPAVLKGLARLGFTQSYTYFTWRTGRDELAAYAKELADSADFLRPNLFVNTPDILHAGLHHAGPAMFAIRAALAATMSPTWGVYSGFELFENEPLRPGSEEYLDSEKYELRPRDHAAALAAGRSLAPWITRLNEIRRARPALRQQRHLVVHPCDHDEVLAYTKTDPATGERTLCVITLDPAAPVDVTVALSPESTGRATGAPFTAHDDITGEDVTLSAATRLRIDPRTAVARVISWGAR from the coding sequence ATGGGAAAGAGATTGACAATCGAAGCACTTTCCCCCGTTAATGGCGGGGGTGAGTATCCGGCGAAGGGGGTTGTGGGAGAACATCTTCCGCTTTCCGCGGTCATCTGGCGCGAGGGGCACGAGGCTCTCGCGGCGCACGTCACCTTCACCGGTCCGCTCGGCCCTGGCACCGAACGCCGCGAGGTGACCGTACCGCTCGCCCTGACCGACCCGGGCGAGGACCGGTGGGAGGCCACCGTGGTCCCCGACCGGCCGGGCCTGTGGACGTTCCGCGTCACCGCCTGGAGCGCGCCCTGGGAGACCTGGCGGCACGGTCTTCGCGCGAAGCTCGACGACGGCCGGCCGGCGGACCGGCTCGCCAACGAACTGGAGTCCGGCGCGCGGCTGCTTGAGCGCATGGCCGAGGGCGCGGGGAGCCCGGAACGGGCCGGCATCCTGCTGCGCGCCGCCCGGGCCCTGCGGGAGACGGCGCTCCCGCTGGCCGACCGGGTCGCCCCCGCGCTGTCCCCCGAGGTCACGGAGCTGTCCCGGCTGCACCCCGTGCGCGACCTGGAGACCCGCGGCGACGCCTACCCCATCTGGGTCGACCGCCCGCGCGCCCTCACCGGCGCCTGGTACGAGTTCTTCCCCCGCTCCACCGGGGGCCGCGACGCGGCGGGCCGCCCGGTGCACGGCACCTTCGCCACGGCCGCGGCCGACCTGCCGCGCATCGCCGGCATGGGGTTCGACGTCGTCTACCTGCCGCCCGTCCACCCCATCGGCGAGATCCACCGCAAGGGCGCCAACAACGCGCTGACGGCGGGCCCCGACGACGTCGGCTCGCCCTGGGCGGTGGGCAGCGCCGACGGCGGCCACGACGCCGTCCACCCCGCGCTCGGCACCCTGGAGGACTTCGACGCCTTCGTCGACACCGCGCGCGGTCTCGGCCTTGAGGTCGCGCTCGACCTCGCCCTCCAGTGCGCCCCCGACCACCCCTGGGTCCACGAGCACCCGGAGTGGTTCACCCACAGGCCCGACGGGAGCATCGCGTACGCGGAGAACCCCCCGAAGCGCTACCAGGACATCTACCCGCTCGACTTCGACACCGACCCCGCGGGTCTTGGCGCCGAGGTGCTGCGGATCGTCCGCTTCTGGGCCGACCACGGGGTGCGCGTCTTCCGCGTCGACAACCCGCACACCAAGCCGGCCGCGTTCTGGCACTGGCTGCTGTGGCGGGTCAAGAGCACCCACCCGGACGTCCTGTTCCTCGCCGAGGCGTTCACGCGCCCCGCCGTCCTGAAGGGGCTCGCGCGGCTCGGCTTCACCCAGTCCTACACCTACTTCACCTGGCGCACCGGGCGCGACGAACTCGCCGCCTACGCCAAGGAACTCGCGGACTCGGCGGACTTCCTGCGGCCCAACCTCTTCGTCAACACCCCCGACATCCTCCACGCCGGGCTCCACCACGCGGGACCCGCGATGTTCGCCATCCGCGCCGCGCTGGCCGCGACCATGTCCCCCACGTGGGGTGTCTACTCCGGTTTCGAACTCTTCGAGAACGAGCCGCTGCGGCCCGGTTCCGAGGAGTACCTCGACTCCGAAAAGTACGAGCTGCGCCCCCGCGACCACGCGGCGGCGCTGGCCGCCGGGCGGTCGCTCGCCCCGTGGATCACGCGGCTGAACGAGATCCGCAGGGCACGGCCCGCGCTGCGCCAGCAGCGCCACCTCGTGGTGCACCCGTGCGACCACGACGAGGTGCTCGCCTACACCAAGACCGACCCCGCCACCGGTGAGCGCACCCTGTGCGTGATCACGCTCGACCCGGCCGCCCCCGTCGACGTCACCGTCGCCCTCAGCCCCGAGAGCACCGGCAGGGCCACCGGCGCGCCCTTCACCGCCCACGACGACATCACGGGCGAGGACGTGACGCTTTCGGCCGCGACCCGGCTGCGGATCGACCCGCGCACGGCGGTGGCCCGCGTCATCTCCTGGGGGGCGCGATGA